The genomic window GCCGCGATCCGGCAGAGCCTGGACGTGCTGAGCGAGGACGAATGGGCGCTGGAGTCGCAGCGGCAGCGGCTCGTGATGAGCGTGCCGGAGCTGCGGGCCCGGATGCTCGACCAGCTGTACAGCGGCATCGATCTGCTCGCCGAGCTCGCCGCCGAGCGCACCGGCCGCTCCGCCGACGACTTCGCGGTCCGCGCCTGGGCGGGCGCGGTCGTCGGCGTGGTGATGGCGACGTACCAGTTCCTGGCCCTGGACGCGCCGCTCGCGGAGTACCTGAAGACGATGGACCAGGCCTTCGACGAGTTGGCCAAGCTCTCGTTGGAGCCTCACGCCACTTGAGCGCTGACGGGTTCCAGTACCGTGTCGCCGGGCCGGAGCCCGAACGCGGCAGCCGCCGAGCCGCCGCGGATCACCAGTTCGGTGAAGTTGTTGCCGGAGCTGCCCGGCACCAGGCCAGGGGTGTTGCGGGGGACGGCGGTCAGGTGCGGGTAGCAGGTCACGTCCACGATCGTCGTACTGCCGTCATCGTTGCGCTGGGCAACGGGTAGCGAGCGGCCGGGGATCAGGTCGAGACGCCGGTCGAGCTTGCAGTTGCCGAAGTTGTCGACGTGCGCGACCACCGGCTCTGCGTCGACCGGTTGAGGTACGGCGGTCTCCGTGGACGGGACGCTGCGGCCGTCGGCGACCCATTTCGCCAGCAGGGGCAGGTACCACAGGCTGCGGAACTGCGTACCGGCGATCTTCTCGACGTCGGCCGGGTCGAACCCGGCGGCGGAGACCGCCTCGCGGATGTCGGTCACGTGGACGTTCTGGATG from Kribbella jejuensis includes these protein-coding regions:
- a CDS encoding SAM hydroxide adenosyltransferase; this translates as MITYITDCHDGNARARLSIRIGALFGQSPTIVAADGPDPESFAALTLLDCLESLALLGEEGHPTITLVNIAPRDGVWPNGVPFCFFWYGKHLIASTFNARVLSLVRRELGIQNVHVTDIREAVSAAGFDPADVEKIAGTQFRSLWYLPLLAKWVADGRSVPSTETAVPQPVDAEPVVAHVDNFGNCKLDRRLDLIPGRSLPVAQRNDDGSTTIVDVTCYPHLTAVPRNTPGLVPGSSGNNFTELVIRGGSAAAAFGLRPGDTVLEPVSAQVA
- a CDS encoding TetR family transcriptional regulator — translated: MSGLRERKKAKTRAAIQEHALRLFRDQGYAETTVQEIAAAAEVSPATFFRYFPTKEDTIVFDRLDPLMIELFRGQPAGLHPTEALRAAIRQSLDVLSEDEWALESQRQRLVMSVPELRARMLDQLYSGIDLLAELAAERTGRSADDFAVRAWAGAVVGVVMATYQFLALDAPLAEYLKTMDQAFDELAKLSLEPHAT